The DNA region GTAGAGTCAACGCTTTTTCACGTTTAATTAGTTATTAAAGTTAGTGTTTAAAGAAAGTCCGAGTGTTTTACTTCACCACACCCACGGCCATTGGAACCCAAAATTACAGTCCACCCGTGAACATTCCGCCTTTTTCCGTGGGGCCAACGTGCCGGCCCGAACATTGGTCCAATCGACCCGGATTTGGACATCCGGCGTGGATGTGGTGAAGAAGCCCGGTGAAAAGAAGGAGGCAAACGAGCCTCAGAGTGCAAAACGGACAGTTCCCGTGCAACCCAACTCCgtgtgaaaagaagaagaaacaaaCCAACGAAACAAAAGTGCAGtgaaaaagtgcaaaatgcCGCCGAAAGTTCAACGAACCCCGGCGAAGAAGCAGACGGAAGAAGATGAGTTGGACGGCCTGATCCACCTCCGGAACCAGGAGATGGACACCCTCGAGGAGCTCCAAACGGAACTCACTGGTTGGGCACGAGCTGATCATACGGCTTCGGATGTCCGATCGCATCTCAAGAACTTGGAGCGGATCAACAACGACTTCGGCAACCTCCACCAGCGAATTGTCCTCCTGACCGACTCCAAGACTCGGGGTCCACACGACGCGAAGAGGAAGGAGTTCAGAAAGCTGCACGACCAGATCTCCAGAACTCTTGAACGATGGGCGGATGACCTTGCACCCGCTGTCGCTGCAGGTCCATCTACGGCACTCCAACCAGCCAGGGTCCAACCGGTGATCATCTCTCAACCCCTGCCCAGAATCATCCCAAAGTTCGACGGCAAGTACGAGTCCTGGGACAGATTCAAGGTAATGTTTAAGGACGTCGTGGACAAGTCAAACGAACCGGCCAGGATCAAGCTCTACCACCTGGAACAAGCCTTGATCGGAGAAGCTGCAGGTTCGATCGACGAAAAGACCATCCAGGATGGCAACTACGAGCGAGCCTGGGAACTGCTGGAAGAGCGGTTCGAGGACAAGCGGCGGATGGTCGATCTCCACATCGGCGGTCTGCTGGGAGTGCAGAAGTTGGAAGAGGAGAGCCACGTGGATTTGAGGGCACTGCTGGAGGAATTCATCAGCCACGTCGAGAACCTAAAATTTCTAGGGCAAGAGTTCTCCGGTGTGTAGGAGCAGATTGCAGTCTACCTTCTGGCGCACGCTTTGGACGATGTGACTTACAAGCTCTGGGAGGGAACCATCAAGCGCGGAGAGCTCCCCAAGTACGACGAGGCCATCAAGTTCCTGAAAGACCGTGTCTTCGTTCTGGAGCGTTGGGAAGCTACTAAGAAGGCTGCAACGAAACGAAGTCATCCAGTGACTGTACACGAGCAGCCCTACCACATCGCTAATACAGCCGTCACGTTGCAGCCTGGAATCCGGTGCAATTTCTGCAACGGACGTCACCTGACCTTCAAGTGCGCTGTCTTCA from Culex quinquefasciatus strain JHB chromosome 3, VPISU_Cqui_1.0_pri_paternal, whole genome shotgun sequence includes:
- the LOC119769052 gene encoding uncharacterized protein LOC119769052, translated to MPPKVQRTPAKKQTEEDELDGLIHLRNQEMDTLEELQTELTGWARADHTASDVRSHLKNLERINNDFGNLHQRIVLLTDSKTRGPHDAKRKEFRKLHDQISRTLERWADDLAPAVAAGPSTALQPARVQPVIISQPLPRIIPKFDGKYESWDRFKVMFKDVVDKSNEPARIKLYHLEQALIGEAAGSIDEKTIQDGNYERAWELLEERFEDKRRMVDLHIGGLLGVQKLEEESHVDLRALLEEFISHEQIAVYLLAHALDDVTYKLWEGTIKRGELPKYDEAIKFLKDRVFVLERWEATKKAATKRSHPVTVHEQPYHIANTAVTLQPGIRCNFCNGRHLTFKCAVFNGLKVSQRMTAVREKNLCQNCLRSGHHWKECGSQHSCRKCQRRHSTLLHRHPPASRISGQPHSQPSPSCHKAPMVNAMLPTALVTLRDNENQPVPCRILMDSGSQVNFISKSMAARLKLPKTASNVPICGIGDVKTYAKESVIVQLQSRVSNFTANAQCFVVPKVTGTVPSSPVDITEWPIPIGTQLADPTFHKPDRIDMLLGVAMFFRLLKTGLIELDGNQPDLRETHLGWVIAGQGSVHDELHPPFPVNVGMAICDPFQRK